One window of the Gemmatimonadota bacterium genome contains the following:
- a CDS encoding cupin domain-containing protein encodes MVIKPDHSKHYKWGNDCDGWHLLNTASLSVIKERVPKGGVEEMHFHRKAQQLFYVLQGVATIQLGEETYRVPRGEAMHVPPKTPHRLENTGEEELIFLVISQPHSHTDKITL; translated from the coding sequence ATGGTCATAAAGCCGGATCACTCGAAACACTACAAATGGGGTAACGACTGCGATGGATGGCACCTGCTGAACACGGCATCTTTGAGCGTAATCAAAGAAAGGGTGCCCAAAGGCGGCGTGGAGGAGATGCACTTTCACCGAAAAGCGCAACAGCTGTTCTATGTACTACAGGGTGTTGCCACTATTCAACTGGGGGAGGAGACCTACAGGGTACCTCGAGGAGAGGCCATGCATGTTCCCCCGAAAACGCCGCATCGACTGGAAAACACCGGCGAGGAAGAACTCATTTTCCTCGTCATTTCCCAACCACATAGCCATACGGACAAGATCACACTATGA
- a CDS encoding Gfo/Idh/MocA family oxidoreductase: protein MKTYRVGIIGLGRMGSTIDDEGHTPLPYSIASACRASERLEIAAGCDLRAERREDFARRWGVSALFEDFRDMVREEGPDIVAVCTTASGLQKPAREAPDSSFRGDSHAELAVALAEMGVPMLYVEKAMASSMAAADDILDAVLKNGTVFNTGVLRRFDNRYGVVRDAVLRGDVGEPRTAVHYARSSLMHGHIHSIDTLSWLIGDPVIRSVRGEIDPRDYVIEGDHIPYDPIATYELEFENGVRAWSIPAAGWEYEIIGTEGTIRSLNNGAGASLRRAPLDGRDDRKGRSAWEEVPFEFVTPKSTVVSCLEDLVRAHETGDQSLGHVEIAHHITEACITVAESHRRGGAWVDLPLANRDLYIWHV, encoded by the coding sequence ATGAAAACCTATCGAGTAGGAATCATAGGGCTGGGCCGCATGGGCAGTACGATCGACGACGAGGGACATACGCCCCTGCCTTATTCTATCGCGTCGGCCTGCAGGGCGAGCGAACGGCTGGAGATCGCCGCGGGCTGCGACCTGCGCGCCGAGCGCAGGGAGGACTTCGCCAGGCGCTGGGGCGTCAGCGCGCTGTTCGAGGATTTCCGGGACATGGTCCGGGAGGAGGGCCCCGACATCGTTGCCGTGTGTACCACCGCATCGGGTCTGCAGAAACCGGCCCGGGAAGCGCCCGATTCGTCTTTCCGCGGAGATTCCCATGCCGAGCTGGCCGTCGCGCTGGCGGAAATGGGCGTGCCCATGCTCTACGTGGAGAAGGCCATGGCCAGTTCCATGGCGGCGGCCGACGATATCCTCGACGCCGTGTTGAAGAACGGAACGGTGTTTAATACGGGCGTGCTGCGCAGGTTCGACAACCGGTACGGCGTGGTGCGCGACGCGGTCCTGCGGGGCGACGTGGGCGAACCCAGGACGGCCGTCCACTACGCGCGGTCATCCCTGATGCACGGGCATATCCATTCCATCGACACGCTCTCCTGGCTGATCGGCGATCCCGTCATCAGGTCCGTGCGCGGCGAGATCGATCCCCGGGACTACGTCATAGAAGGCGATCACATCCCCTACGATCCGATCGCGACGTACGAACTCGAATTCGAGAACGGTGTCCGCGCATGGTCGATCCCCGCGGCGGGATGGGAGTACGAGATCATCGGGACCGAGGGAACCATCCGTTCGCTGAACAACGGGGCCGGCGCCTCCTTGCGGCGGGCGCCGCTCGATGGACGGGATGACCGCAAAGGCCGAAGCGCCTGGGAGGAGGTGCCGTTCGAATTCGTCACACCGAAGAGCACCGTCGTTTCCTGCCTCGAGGATCTCGTCCGCGCGCACGAGACGGGTGATCAAAGCCTCGGCCACGTCGAGATCGCCCACCACATCACGGAAGCCTGCATCACCGTCGCCGAAAGCCACCGGCGCGGGGGCGCCTGGGTGGATCTTCCGCTGGCCAACCGGGATCTTTACATCTGGCACGTCTGA